In Rhodospirillum rubrum ATCC 11170, a genomic segment contains:
- the amrS gene encoding AmmeMemoRadiSam system radical SAM enzyme, with protein MDKDWGDAIRPARYWHRQGADHAVCDLCPRHCRLGPGQRGLCFVRANIEGVMVLTGAGRSSGFCVDPIEKKPLAHFLPGTPVLSFGGAGCNLTCAGCQNWRLSRARSMDRLGGTTSPRAIADLALGLGCRSVAFTYNDPVIACEEVIDVALACRDRGLRTVAVTAGYIDPAPARDFFAVMDAANVDLKAFREDGYRKLTSAHLGPVLETLRFLAGEAAVWLEITTLLIPGRNDGDEELADLVAFVAADLGREVPLHFTAFHPDHRLSALPATPAATLLRAREIARAAGLAHVYLGNLPAGALGGAEDGETTLCVGCGAPLIGRRGYAITGWALDDSGHCLGCGRALAGVIEGPPGTWGPRRLPVPGVASG; from the coding sequence GTGGACAAGGATTGGGGCGACGCTATCCGTCCGGCTCGCTACTGGCATCGGCAAGGCGCCGATCATGCGGTGTGCGATCTGTGCCCGCGCCATTGCCGCCTGGGCCCCGGACAGCGCGGGCTATGTTTCGTCCGCGCCAATATCGAGGGGGTTATGGTGCTGACGGGGGCCGGGCGCTCCTCGGGGTTTTGTGTCGATCCGATCGAGAAGAAGCCGCTCGCCCATTTCCTGCCCGGCACGCCGGTGCTGTCGTTCGGCGGGGCGGGGTGCAATCTGACCTGTGCGGGCTGCCAGAATTGGCGCCTGTCGCGGGCGCGTTCGATGGATCGGCTGGGGGGGACCACCAGCCCGCGGGCCATCGCCGATCTGGCCCTTGGCCTGGGCTGCCGCTCGGTGGCCTTCACCTATAATGATCCGGTGATTGCCTGCGAAGAGGTGATCGACGTGGCCCTGGCCTGCCGCGATCGCGGGCTGCGCACGGTGGCGGTGACGGCGGGCTATATCGACCCCGCTCCGGCGCGGGATTTCTTCGCGGTGATGGACGCCGCCAATGTCGATCTCAAGGCCTTTCGCGAAGACGGCTACCGCAAGCTGACCTCGGCCCACCTTGGCCCGGTGCTGGAGACCTTGCGCTTTCTGGCCGGAGAAGCCGCCGTGTGGCTGGAAATCACCACCCTGCTGATCCCCGGCCGCAATGACGGCGACGAGGAACTGGCCGATCTCGTGGCCTTTGTCGCGGCGGATCTGGGGCGCGAGGTGCCCTTGCACTTCACCGCCTTCCACCCCGACCACCGGCTGAGCGCGCTGCCGGCCACCCCGGCGGCCACCTTGCTGCGCGCCCGCGAAATCGCCCGCGCCGCCGGCCTCGCCCATGTCTATCTGGGCAATCTGCCCGCCGGCGCCTTGGGCGGGGCGGAAGACGGCGAGACCACCCTTTGCGTCGGCTGCGGCGCGCCGCTGATCGGCCGGCGCGGCTATGCCATCACCGGCTGGGCGCTGGACGACAGCGGCCATTGCCTGGGCTGCGGCCGGGCCTTGGCCGGGGTGATCGAAGGCCCCCCAGGCACCTGGGGCCCCCGCCGCCTGCCCGTGCCGGGGGTGGCAAGCGGTTAG
- the cas2 gene encoding CRISPR-associated endonuclease Cas2 gives MGVLVFYDLPVVSPEQRLAAVRFHKFLLADGFERMHYSIYARYCGSMERAATYERRVEQALPAVGHVNLLKLTDRQMVGMRKWIRGNYRAPENAEFVPPAQYQLF, from the coding sequence ATGGGAGTGCTGGTGTTTTATGATCTGCCGGTGGTCAGCCCGGAGCAACGGCTGGCGGCGGTGCGGTTTCACAAATTCCTGCTCGCCGATGGCTTCGAGCGCATGCACTACTCGATCTATGCCCGCTATTGCGGATCGATGGAACGCGCCGCCACCTATGAACGACGGGTGGAACAGGCCTTGCCCGCCGTCGGGCATGTCAATTTATTGAAATTGACCGATCGCCAGATGGTCGGCATGCGCAAATGGATCCGTGGCAACTACCGAGCCCCGGAAAATGCCGAGTTCGTGCCCCCAGCCCAGTATCAACTCTTCTGA
- a CDS encoding FAD-binding oxidoreductase, protein MPLPIALLDRLAAVLGPHGLLTDPSDLGPYLAEQRGLFQGTAQAVARPLDTAQVAQVVGLCAEAGVAIVPQGGNTGLVGGGVASGDDLVVSLGRMNRLRWIDAENYRIAVDAGCVLAEVQRAAREAGCLFPLSLAAEGSCQIGGNLSSNAGGVGVLRYGNARELCLGLEVVLADGRVWNGMTALAKDNTGYALRQMFIGAEGTLGIITGAVLKLFPAPRESATALCALSDLGAAPRLLSLARKRSGDSVTAFELIPRLGLEMAVRHMPGCRDPLADPAPWYALIELSSSREAGDNDESGLGATLEGLLAGAFDEGIISDAVLAGSLEQQAALWRLREGLSEAQKFEGASIKHDVSVPISRVVEFITEASAAVERALPGIRPCPFGHIGDGNIHFNLTQPPGMDRAAFLALWAPMNRIVHDIVDAMEGSISAEHGIGQLKTAELARYKAPVELEMMRAIKAAFDPRNLMNPGKVLPPAP, encoded by the coding sequence GTGCCCTTGCCTATCGCCCTGCTTGATCGTTTGGCCGCCGTTCTTGGGCCCCATGGCCTGCTGACCGATCCTTCGGATCTCGGCCCCTATCTGGCCGAGCAGCGCGGTCTGTTCCAGGGGACGGCCCAGGCGGTGGCGAGGCCCCTTGATACCGCCCAGGTCGCCCAGGTCGTTGGGCTTTGCGCCGAGGCCGGCGTCGCCATCGTGCCCCAGGGCGGCAATACCGGGCTGGTCGGCGGCGGCGTCGCCAGCGGCGATGACTTGGTGGTCTCCCTGGGGCGGATGAACCGCTTGCGCTGGATCGACGCCGAGAACTACCGGATCGCCGTGGACGCCGGCTGCGTGCTGGCCGAGGTGCAGCGCGCCGCGCGCGAGGCTGGGTGCCTGTTCCCGCTGTCGCTGGCCGCCGAGGGCAGTTGCCAGATCGGCGGCAATCTGTCGTCCAACGCCGGCGGCGTCGGCGTGCTGCGCTATGGCAACGCCCGCGAGTTGTGCCTGGGGCTGGAGGTCGTTCTCGCCGACGGCCGCGTCTGGAACGGCATGACCGCCCTGGCCAAGGACAACACCGGTTACGCCCTGCGTCAGATGTTCATCGGCGCCGAGGGCACGCTGGGCATCATCACCGGCGCCGTGCTCAAGCTGTTTCCGGCGCCGCGCGAAAGCGCCACCGCGCTCTGCGCCCTGTCCGACCTGGGGGCGGCCCCCCGTCTGCTCAGTCTGGCGCGCAAGCGCAGCGGCGACAGCGTCACCGCCTTCGAACTGATCCCCCGCCTGGGGCTGGAGATGGCCGTCCGCCATATGCCGGGCTGCCGCGATCCCTTGGCCGATCCCGCCCCCTGGTATGCCCTGATCGAGCTCAGTTCCTCGCGCGAGGCCGGCGACAACGACGAGAGCGGCCTGGGCGCGACCCTGGAAGGCCTGCTGGCCGGCGCCTTTGACGAGGGCATTATCAGCGATGCCGTGCTGGCGGGCAGCCTGGAGCAACAAGCCGCCCTCTGGCGCCTGCGCGAGGGGCTTTCGGAGGCGCAGAAGTTTGAAGGCGCCTCGATCAAGCACGACGTCAGCGTGCCGATCTCGCGCGTCGTCGAATTCATCACCGAAGCTTCGGCGGCGGTGGAACGGGCCCTGCCCGGCATCCGTCCCTGCCCCTTCGGCCATATCGGCGATGGCAATATCCACTTCAATCTCACCCAGCCGCCGGGCATGGACCGCGCGGCCTTCCTGGCGCTCTGGGCGCCGATGAACCGCATCGTCCACGATATCGTCGACGCCATGGAGGGATCGATCAGCGCCGAGCATGGCATCGGCCAGCTCAAGACCGCCGAACTGGCCCGCTACAAGGCTCCGGTCGAGCTTGAGATGATGCGCGCGATCAAGGCCGCCTTCGATCCGCGCAACCTGATGAACCCGGGCAAGGTGCTGCCGCCCGCGCCCTAA
- a CDS encoding L-threonylcarbamoyladenylate synthase — MTSPLPPEGAALAQAARILAAGGLVAFPTETVYGLGANALDDTAVASIYAAKGRPSFNPLIVHLPDLDAARAHVAVDGRAERLAAAFWPGPLTLVLPRRAGCRLSLLVSAGLDTAAIRCPDHPLALELLRACALPLAAPSANPSGAVSPTTAAHVREGLGGRVDLVLDGGACGVGLESTVLDLSTPRALLLRPGAISRAMLAEVLGEPVDRPSATPSDPTAPRSPGQLLSHYAPTARVRLNASAIGPGEVLLGFGPVAGATLSLSPSGDLREAAANLFSMLRALDADHPATIAVSPIPETDPGDGLAAAINDRLRRAAAPRG; from the coding sequence GTGACCAGTCCGCTTCCGCCCGAGGGCGCGGCGCTCGCCCAGGCGGCAAGGATCCTGGCGGCGGGCGGCCTTGTCGCCTTTCCCACCGAAACCGTCTATGGCCTGGGGGCCAACGCCCTGGACGACACGGCGGTGGCCTCGATCTATGCCGCCAAGGGCCGCCCCAGCTTCAACCCGCTGATCGTCCACCTCCCCGACCTTGACGCCGCCCGCGCCCATGTGGCGGTCGATGGCCGGGCCGAGCGTCTGGCCGCCGCCTTTTGGCCCGGACCGCTGACCCTGGTGCTGCCGCGCCGCGCCGGGTGCCGCTTGTCGCTGCTGGTCAGCGCCGGCCTTGACACCGCCGCCATCCGCTGCCCCGACCACCCCCTGGCCCTGGAGTTGCTGCGCGCCTGCGCCCTGCCGCTGGCCGCCCCCAGCGCCAATCCATCGGGCGCCGTCAGCCCGACGACGGCGGCCCATGTGCGCGAGGGATTGGGCGGGCGCGTCGATCTGGTGCTCGACGGCGGGGCCTGCGGCGTCGGCCTGGAAAGCACCGTCCTTGACCTGTCGACCCCGCGCGCCCTGCTGTTGCGCCCGGGCGCCATCAGCCGGGCGATGCTGGCCGAGGTGCTGGGCGAGCCGGTGGATCGCCCGTCGGCGACGCCTAGCGATCCGACCGCGCCGCGCTCGCCCGGCCAGTTGCTCAGCCACTACGCCCCCACCGCCCGCGTGCGCCTGAACGCCAGCGCCATCGGTCCGGGCGAGGTGCTGCTCGGCTTTGGCCCGGTGGCCGGGGCGACGCTGTCGCTTTCGCCCAGCGGCGACCTGCGCGAGGCCGCGGCCAATCTGTTTTCCATGCTGCGCGCCCTGGATGCCGACCATCCGGCCACCATCGCCGTCTCGCCGATTCCCGAAACCGACCCCGGCGACGGCCTAGCCGCCGCCATCAACGACCGCCTGCGCCGCGCCGCCGCGCCGCGCGGTTGA
- the cysQ gene encoding 3'(2'),5'-bisphosphate nucleotidase CysQ, giving the protein MIDIDAPLDLVQALIPIAEKAGEEILAVYTTPFAVESKADHSPVTEADRRAEAVIIEALTRLTPAIPIVAEEAVAAGHIPVVGDQPFWLVDPLDGTKEFVKRNGEFTVNIGLVVGGVPVLGVVHCPALEITYWGAGLGHAVMRSRHSTRTITCRPEPEDGLTVLASRSHGSDDEMTTFLAAFPVKARIAAGSSLKFCRIAEGTADLYPRLGPTYEWDTCAAHAVLRAAGGGVFTLDGQPLAYAKRGDFLNPPFVARGLPA; this is encoded by the coding sequence ATGATCGACATCGATGCTCCGCTAGACCTTGTCCAGGCTCTGATCCCCATCGCCGAAAAGGCGGGCGAGGAGATCCTGGCGGTCTACACCACGCCCTTCGCCGTTGAAAGCAAGGCCGACCATTCCCCGGTTACCGAGGCCGACCGCCGGGCGGAAGCGGTGATCATCGAGGCCTTGACCCGGCTGACCCCGGCCATTCCGATCGTCGCCGAGGAAGCCGTCGCCGCCGGCCATATCCCGGTGGTCGGCGATCAGCCGTTCTGGCTGGTCGACCCGCTGGACGGCACCAAGGAATTCGTCAAGCGCAACGGCGAGTTCACGGTCAATATCGGCCTTGTCGTCGGCGGCGTGCCGGTGCTGGGCGTCGTGCATTGCCCGGCCCTGGAGATCACCTATTGGGGGGCCGGCCTCGGCCATGCGGTCATGCGCAGCCGCCACAGCACGCGGACGATCACCTGCCGCCCGGAGCCCGAGGACGGATTGACCGTTCTGGCCAGCCGCAGCCATGGCTCGGACGACGAGATGACGACCTTTCTCGCCGCCTTTCCGGTCAAGGCCCGCATCGCCGCCGGCAGCAGCCTGAAGTTCTGCCGCATCGCCGAGGGAACCGCCGATCTGTATCCCCGGCTTGGCCCGACCTATGAATGGGACACCTGCGCCGCCCATGCGGTGCTGCGCGCCGCCGGCGGTGGCGTCTTCACCCTGGACGGCCAGCCTTTGGCCTATGCCAAGCGCGGCGATTTCCTCAATCCGCCCTTCGTCGCCCGGGGATTGCCGGCGTGA
- the amrA gene encoding AmmeMemoRadiSam system protein A — translation MMPKHSTPLSEGSPADPENTDPEGAPRDDAAKNAIPADPGGETDDGADGGAEGGEDLAIRATRDHGARLLTLAAEGIGRSLREGALTAPRLDAEPPPLRENGASFVTLSRAGALRGCIGSPAAYRPLAVDVIANAWAAATRDPRFSRITPSELPALALSVAVLTRPHRMRVIDEDDLIAQLTPGVDGLILSDRGRRGLFLPQVWESLADPRDFVAHLKRKAGFPPDYWSPTLTLDRFTARSVARPFTEPRPPFA, via the coding sequence ATGATGCCCAAGCACTCCACCCCGCTGTCGGAGGGGAGTCCCGCCGACCCCGAGAACACCGACCCCGAGGGCGCGCCCCGTGACGACGCGGCGAAAAACGCCATCCCGGCCGACCCCGGCGGCGAAACCGACGACGGGGCCGACGGTGGGGCAGAAGGTGGGGAGGATCTGGCGATCCGCGCCACCCGCGACCATGGCGCCCGGCTTCTGACCCTGGCCGCCGAGGGGATCGGCCGCAGCTTGCGCGAAGGCGCCCTGACCGCCCCCCGGCTGGACGCCGAGCCCCCGCCCTTGCGTGAAAACGGCGCGTCCTTCGTGACGCTCAGCCGCGCCGGCGCCCTGCGCGGCTGCATCGGCTCGCCCGCCGCCTATCGCCCGCTGGCCGTCGATGTGATCGCCAACGCCTGGGCGGCGGCGACCCGCGATCCGCGTTTTTCCCGGATCACCCCGTCGGAACTGCCCGCCCTCGCCCTGTCGGTGGCGGTGCTCACCCGCCCCCACCGCATGCGAGTGATCGACGAGGACGATCTGATCGCCCAACTCACCCCCGGAGTCGACGGGCTGATCCTGTCGGACCGCGGGCGGCGCGGGCTGTTCCTGCCCCAGGTTTGGGAAAGCCTTGCCGATCCGCGCGATTTCGTGGCCCATCTTAAGCGTAAGGCCGGCTTTCCCCCCGATTACTGGAGCCCGACCCTGACGCTTGACCGCTTCACCGCCCGCTCGGTCGCCCGCCCCTTCACCGAGCCACGCCCCCCTTTTGCTTGA
- the amrB gene encoding AmmeMemoRadiSam system protein B, with translation MGQSPSAPTRGPLLADRPMAVAGRFYPGDPAQLAQEVDSLLAGVKASPAPLRPKAVVAPHAGLAYSGPTAAHAFAPLARHRDAIHRVVVLGPSHRLAFRGLALSGTRAYDSPLGPVPVDHSWQDRLSDLAFVGRLEQAHGPEHALEVELPFLQRILGPFSIVPIVCGEAAAEEVAQALERVWGGPETLIVVSSDLSHYLEYEDARRQDGRTATAIARLDGAPIGPREACGHVPLGGLLCLARAAGMTTRCLDLRNSGDTAGPRDRVVGYGAWAFYDPTNLLG, from the coding sequence TTGGGCCAATCCCCCTCGGCCCCAACGCGCGGCCCGCTTCTGGCCGATCGGCCGATGGCGGTGGCCGGTCGTTTCTATCCCGGCGACCCGGCCCAGCTTGCCCAAGAGGTGGACAGCCTGCTGGCCGGCGTCAAGGCGTCGCCCGCCCCGCTGCGGCCCAAGGCGGTGGTCGCCCCCCACGCCGGGCTGGCCTATTCGGGACCGACCGCCGCCCATGCCTTCGCCCCCCTGGCCCGTCACCGCGACGCCATCCACCGCGTGGTGGTGCTGGGACCCTCGCACCGCTTGGCCTTTCGCGGTCTGGCGCTAAGCGGAACCCGCGCCTATGACAGCCCGCTCGGCCCCGTCCCCGTGGATCATTCCTGGCAAGACCGCCTAAGCGACCTCGCTTTCGTCGGCCGCCTGGAACAGGCCCATGGCCCCGAACACGCCCTGGAAGTGGAACTGCCCTTTCTTCAGCGGATTCTCGGTCCCTTTTCGATCGTGCCGATCGTCTGTGGCGAGGCCGCCGCCGAAGAGGTCGCCCAGGCCCTGGAACGGGTGTGGGGAGGGCCCGAAACCCTGATCGTCGTTTCCAGCGACCTGAGCCACTACCTTGAATACGAGGATGCCCGACGCCAGGATGGGCGGACCGCCACCGCCATCGCCCGCCTGGACGGCGCCCCCATCGGCCCGCGCGAGGCTTGCGGCCATGTGCCGCTTGGCGGCCTGCTTTGCTTGGCGCGGGCGGCCGGGATGACGACCCGCTGCCTGGATCTGCGCAATTCCGGCGATACGGCCGGTCCGCGCGACCGGGTGGTCGGCTATGGCGCCTGGGCGTTTTACGATCCCACCAATCTTTTGGGATAG
- the cas9 gene encoding type II CRISPR RNA-guided endonuclease Cas9 (Cas9, originally named Csn1, is the large, multifunctional signature protein of type II CRISPR/Cas systems. It is well known even to general audiences because its RNA-guided endonuclease activity has made it a popular tool for custom editing of eukaryotic genomes.) — translation MRPIEPWILGLDIGTDSLGWAVFSCEEKGPPTAKELLGGGVRLFDSGRDAKDHTSRQAERGAFRRARRQTRTWPWRRDRLIALFQAAGLTPPAAETRQIALALRREAVSRPLAPDALWAALLHLAHHRGFRSNRIDKRERAAAKALAKAKPAKATAKATAPAKEADDEAGFWEGAEAALRQRMAASGAPTVGALLADDLDRGQPVRMRYNQSDRDGVVAPTRALIAEELAEIVARQSSAYPGLDWPAVTRLVLDQRPLRSKGAGPCAFLPGEDRALRALPTVQDFIIRQTLANLRLPSTSADEPRPLTDEEHAKALALLSTARFVEWPALRRALGLKRGVKFTAETERNGAKQAARGTAGNLTEAILAPLIPGWSGWDLDRKDRVFSDLWAARQDRSALLALIGDPRGPTRVTEDETAEAVADAIQIVLPTGRASLSAKAARAIAQAMAPGIGYDEAVTLALGLHHSHRPRQERLARLPYYAAALPDVGLDGDPVGPPPAEDDGAAAEAYYGRIGNISVHIALNETRKIVNALLHRHGPILRLVMVETTRELKAGADERKRMIAEQAERERENAEIDVELRKSDRWMANARERRQRVRLARRQNNLCPYTSTPIGHADLLGDAYDIDHVIPLARGGRDSLDNMVLCQSDANKTKGDKTPWEAFHDKPGWIAQRDDFLARLDPQTAKALAWRFADDAGERVARKSAEDEDQGFLPRQLTDTGYIARVALRYLSLVTNEPNAVVATNGRLTGLLRLAWDITPGPAPRDLLPTPRDALRDDTAARRFLDGLTPPPLAKAVEGAVQARLAALGRSRVADAGLADALGLTLASLGGGGKNRADHRHHFIDAAMIAVTTRGLINQINQASGAGRILDLRKWPRTNFEPPYPTFRAEVMKQWDHIHPSIRPAHRDGGSLHAATVFGVRNRPDARVLVQRKPVEKLFLDANAKPLPADKIAEIIDGFASPRMAKRFKALLARYQAAHPEVPPALAALAVARDPAFGPRGMTANTVIAGRSDGDGEDAGLITPFRANPKAAVRTMGNAVYEVWEIQVKGRPRWTHRVLTRFDRTQPAPPPPPENARLVMRLRRGDLVYWPLESGDRLFLVKKMAVDGRLALWPARLATGKATALYAQLSCPNINLNGDQGYCVQSAEGIRKEKIRTTSCTALGRLRLSKKAT, via the coding sequence ATGCGACCCATCGAGCCCTGGATTCTCGGCCTTGATATCGGCACCGACAGCCTTGGCTGGGCGGTCTTCTCCTGCGAGGAAAAGGGGCCGCCGACGGCCAAGGAGCTTCTTGGCGGCGGGGTGCGACTGTTCGACAGTGGCCGTGACGCCAAGGATCACACCTCGCGCCAGGCCGAGCGCGGCGCCTTTCGCCGGGCGCGGCGGCAAACGCGGACTTGGCCCTGGCGGCGCGACCGGCTGATCGCCCTGTTCCAGGCCGCCGGGCTTACCCCCCCTGCCGCGGAAACCCGCCAGATCGCCCTGGCCCTGCGCCGCGAGGCGGTAAGCCGCCCCCTGGCGCCCGACGCCCTGTGGGCGGCGCTTTTGCACCTCGCCCACCACCGGGGCTTTCGCAGCAACCGCATCGACAAACGCGAGCGCGCCGCCGCCAAGGCCTTGGCGAAGGCCAAGCCGGCAAAGGCGACGGCCAAGGCGACCGCCCCGGCCAAGGAGGCCGACGACGAAGCCGGCTTTTGGGAGGGGGCGGAAGCGGCGCTGCGCCAGCGCATGGCGGCCAGCGGCGCCCCCACCGTTGGCGCCCTGCTGGCCGATGACCTGGATCGCGGCCAACCGGTGCGCATGCGCTATAACCAAAGCGACCGCGACGGCGTGGTCGCCCCCACCCGCGCCCTGATCGCCGAGGAACTGGCCGAAATCGTCGCCCGGCAAAGCTCCGCCTACCCCGGCCTGGATTGGCCGGCCGTGACCCGTCTGGTGCTCGACCAGCGGCCCTTGCGCAGCAAGGGGGCGGGCCCTTGCGCCTTCCTGCCCGGCGAAGACCGCGCCTTGCGCGCCCTGCCGACGGTGCAGGATTTCATCATCCGCCAGACGCTGGCCAACCTGCGCCTGCCTAGCACCTCCGCCGATGAGCCGCGCCCCTTGACGGACGAGGAGCACGCCAAGGCTTTGGCCCTGCTGTCGACGGCGCGGTTCGTAGAATGGCCCGCCCTGCGCCGCGCCCTCGGCCTGAAGCGCGGCGTGAAATTCACCGCCGAAACCGAACGCAATGGCGCCAAACAGGCCGCGCGCGGCACGGCGGGCAATCTGACCGAAGCCATTCTCGCCCCCTTGATCCCGGGTTGGTCGGGGTGGGATCTTGATCGCAAAGACCGGGTTTTTTCCGATCTTTGGGCGGCGCGCCAGGATCGTTCGGCCCTGCTGGCGCTGATTGGCGATCCCCGGGGACCAACTCGGGTGACGGAGGACGAGACCGCCGAAGCGGTGGCCGATGCCATCCAGATCGTTCTGCCGACCGGTCGGGCCAGCCTGTCGGCCAAGGCCGCCCGGGCGATCGCCCAGGCCATGGCCCCGGGGATCGGTTATGACGAGGCGGTAACCCTGGCCCTGGGGCTTCACCATTCCCACCGTCCGCGCCAGGAGCGTTTGGCGCGCCTGCCCTATTACGCCGCCGCCCTGCCCGATGTCGGGCTTGATGGCGATCCCGTCGGCCCGCCGCCAGCCGAAGACGACGGGGCGGCCGCCGAGGCCTATTACGGCCGCATCGGCAATATCTCGGTCCACATCGCCCTCAACGAAACCCGCAAGATCGTCAACGCCCTGCTCCATCGCCATGGCCCCATCCTGCGGCTGGTCATGGTGGAAACCACCCGCGAGTTGAAGGCCGGCGCCGACGAGCGCAAGCGGATGATCGCCGAACAGGCCGAGCGCGAACGCGAAAACGCCGAGATCGACGTGGAACTGCGCAAAAGCGATCGGTGGATGGCGAATGCCCGCGAACGCCGCCAGCGCGTCCGCTTGGCCCGGCGCCAAAACAACCTCTGCCCCTATACCTCCACCCCCATCGGCCACGCCGATCTGCTTGGCGACGCCTATGACATCGACCATGTCATCCCGCTGGCCCGGGGTGGGCGCGATAGCCTTGACAATATGGTGCTGTGCCAATCCGACGCGAACAAGACCAAGGGCGACAAAACCCCCTGGGAGGCCTTCCACGACAAACCGGGCTGGATCGCCCAGCGCGATGATTTCCTGGCGCGCCTGGATCCGCAAACGGCCAAGGCCCTGGCATGGCGCTTCGCCGATGACGCCGGCGAACGGGTCGCCCGCAAGAGCGCCGAAGACGAGGACCAGGGCTTTTTACCCCGGCAATTGACCGATACCGGGTATATCGCCCGCGTCGCCCTGCGCTACCTGAGCCTTGTCACCAATGAGCCCAACGCCGTGGTCGCCACCAATGGCCGCCTGACCGGTCTGCTGCGCTTGGCCTGGGACATCACCCCCGGACCGGCGCCCCGCGACCTGTTGCCCACGCCGCGCGACGCCCTGCGCGACGATACCGCCGCCCGCCGTTTCCTTGACGGCCTGACCCCGCCGCCTCTCGCCAAGGCGGTTGAAGGGGCGGTGCAGGCGCGCCTTGCCGCCCTGGGCCGTAGCCGGGTGGCCGATGCGGGTTTGGCCGACGCGCTGGGCCTGACCCTGGCCAGCCTGGGCGGCGGTGGCAAGAACCGCGCCGACCATCGCCATCATTTCATCGATGCCGCGATGATCGCCGTCACCACCCGCGGCCTTATCAATCAGATCAATCAGGCAAGCGGGGCGGGCCGCATTCTCGATCTGCGGAAATGGCCCCGCACCAATTTCGAACCCCCTTACCCGACCTTCCGCGCCGAGGTCATGAAACAGTGGGATCATATCCACCCGTCGATCCGCCCCGCCCATCGCGATGGCGGTTCGCTGCACGCCGCCACGGTTTTCGGCGTCCGTAACCGACCCGACGCCCGCGTTCTGGTTCAGCGCAAACCGGTGGAAAAGCTGTTTCTTGACGCCAACGCCAAGCCCTTGCCCGCCGACAAGATCGCGGAAATCATCGACGGCTTCGCCTCGCCGCGCATGGCCAAACGGTTCAAGGCCTTGCTGGCCCGCTATCAGGCGGCCCACCCCGAGGTTCCCCCGGCCCTGGCCGCCCTGGCCGTTGCCCGCGACCCGGCTTTCGGCCCGCGCGGCATGACCGCCAATACGGTGATCGCCGGCCGCTCGGACGGAGACGGCGAGGACGCCGGCCTGATCACCCCCTTTCGCGCCAACCCGAAAGCCGCCGTGCGCACCATGGGCAATGCCGTTTACGAGGTGTGGGAAATCCAGGTGAAGGGCCGGCCCCGGTGGACCCACCGGGTTCTGACTCGCTTCGACAGGACCCAACCCGCCCCGCCGCCGCCGCCGGAGAACGCCCGTTTGGTGATGCGCCTGCGCCGGGGCGATCTGGTCTATTGGCCCCTGGAGAGCGGGGACAGGCTGTTCCTGGTGAAAAAGATGGCCGTGGATGGCCGCCTCGCCCTGTGGCCCGCCCGATTAGCCACCGGAAAAGCGACGGCTCTTTATGCACAACTGTCTTGTCCAAACATCAACTTGAATGGCGACCAGGGGTATTGCGTTCAAAGTGCCGAGGGCATCCGAAAGGAAAAAATCCGAACAACCTCATGCACCGCCCTGGGCCGACTCAGACTTTCCAAAAAAGCGACATAG
- a CDS encoding NYN domain-containing protein, with amino-acid sequence MHDPVETSGPFRYRCMIFVDFWNFTLSMKTVEEAFPCDWKALPYVLTKEAGYQVDPSASTEYRGMRVYGSFDGKGDANLRKWVKTKLETFPGVSIKFVDRQKKMSGPKCPICYKVIGKCPYCGNDMRGTEEKGVDTAIVTDMISLAWENAFDIAVLVSADRDFVPVAEYLHTKGIKVIHAAFPPKGALLSQKCWGSIDVGLSRDRFRRS; translated from the coding sequence ATGCACGATCCGGTCGAGACGAGCGGTCCTTTCCGATATCGCTGCATGATCTTCGTCGATTTCTGGAATTTCACCCTGTCGATGAAAACGGTCGAGGAGGCTTTTCCCTGCGATTGGAAAGCCCTTCCCTATGTTCTCACAAAGGAAGCCGGTTATCAGGTGGATCCCTCGGCTTCGACGGAATATAGGGGGATGCGCGTCTATGGATCCTTCGATGGCAAGGGCGATGCCAATCTGCGCAAATGGGTTAAAACCAAGCTTGAAACATTTCCAGGCGTAAGCATCAAATTTGTCGATCGGCAAAAAAAGATGTCCGGACCGAAGTGTCCTATTTGTTATAAAGTTATTGGAAAATGCCCATACTGCGGAAACGACATGCGTGGTACGGAGGAAAAGGGAGTTGATACGGCCATCGTCACCGATATGATCTCTCTTGCCTGGGAAAATGCATTTGATATTGCCGTTCTTGTTTCCGCAGACAGAGATTTCGTCCCAGTTGCCGAGTATTTACACACAAAAGGCATAAAGGTTATTCACGCCGCCTTCCCCCCAAAAGGGGCCCTCCTATCCCAGAAATGCTGGGGTTCCATTGATGTCGGATTATCCCGCGACAGATTTCGCAGATCGTGA